In Oceanobacillus sp. FSL K6-2867, one DNA window encodes the following:
- a CDS encoding TRAP transporter small permease: MLQLYRRAMAGIAFVIEHLATILFILFFIVVILQVFFRFVLNMPLTWSEEASRYLNLWSVLLGAALAVKYKDHLRVDLIDGLVKKWPYRAQIGFYMFTTVISVLVVLSFLTGSIKMTIDRWHIPLTMVPISQGILYLALFVSSLFMLGFFAYHLVRYFIDFKRNEGGDVK; encoded by the coding sequence ATGCTACAACTTTATAGGAGAGCAATGGCAGGCATTGCATTTGTGATTGAACATTTAGCAACAATCTTATTTATCTTGTTTTTTATTGTCGTAATCTTGCAAGTGTTCTTTCGTTTTGTTTTGAACATGCCATTAACATGGAGTGAAGAAGCTTCCAGATATTTAAATCTATGGTCGGTATTGCTTGGTGCTGCACTTGCAGTAAAATACAAAGATCATTTAAGAGTAGATTTAATCGACGGATTGGTAAAAAAATGGCCATATAGGGCACAGATAGGGTTTTATATGTTTACCACAGTTATTTCAGTGCTGGTGGTGCTGAGTTTTCTGACGGGCAGTATAAAAATGACGATTGATCGCTGGCATATCCCATTAACGATGGTACCGATATCGCAGGGCATCCTGTACCTGGCTCTATTCGTTAGTTCGTTATTTATGTTAGGTTTCTTTGCATATCACCTCGTTCGTTATTTCATCGATTTTAAAAGAAATGAAGGCGGTGATGTTAAATGA
- a CDS encoding TRAP transporter substrate-binding protein produces the protein MKIKLILMLSVITLVISACDSPTASSKEDKLSLVFATTMDDSGIDKKIKDFFGDKITELSDDSIEIEFYMNGQLGGEREALEQMNMGEIDIGYSVLQAELYFPEYNAISIPFLFEDLDSMREFMDGKVGDEIKEIARESGGIIPMGLHGYGARWTTSNVPFSSIEELKGLKIRMPEIEWWVDVWAELGALPTPIAATEIVSALQTGTVDAQENFLTNIAGRQMWDYQKYLMKTEHIQLFQQWVVSEETWENKLNPEQQEIVSQAIDETLAYADEIVAESNAAFLEEIEANGMEIIYPDQEELREKAQPAIQEIIENELAPGVYEEVQRIIEK, from the coding sequence ATGAAAATTAAGTTAATACTGATGTTATCTGTGATTACGCTGGTAATCTCGGCTTGCGATAGTCCTACAGCAAGTTCAAAGGAAGATAAATTATCGCTTGTTTTCGCAACAACGATGGATGATTCAGGTATTGATAAAAAGATAAAGGACTTTTTCGGTGATAAAATAACTGAATTGAGTGACGACTCGATCGAAATTGAATTTTACATGAATGGTCAATTAGGTGGAGAGCGAGAGGCTTTGGAACAAATGAATATGGGCGAGATTGATATCGGCTATAGTGTATTGCAGGCCGAACTGTATTTCCCAGAGTATAATGCAATTTCTATCCCATTTTTGTTTGAGGATCTTGATTCCATGAGAGAATTTATGGACGGCAAGGTAGGGGATGAAATCAAAGAAATTGCAAGGGAATCAGGTGGTATCATTCCAATGGGGCTGCACGGTTATGGGGCACGTTGGACAACATCGAATGTTCCATTCTCGAGCATCGAGGAATTAAAAGGATTGAAAATCAGAATGCCTGAAATTGAATGGTGGGTCGATGTATGGGCAGAATTAGGAGCACTTCCGACACCGATTGCCGCTACAGAAATTGTATCTGCATTACAGACAGGGACTGTGGATGCGCAGGAGAATTTCCTTACAAACATCGCCGGTCGGCAAATGTGGGATTATCAGAAATACCTGATGAAGACAGAACATATCCAACTGTTTCAGCAATGGGTTGTCAGTGAGGAAACATGGGAGAATAAGCTAAATCCAGAGCAGCAAGAAATCGTCTCCCAGGCAATCGATGAAACGCTCGCATATGCAGATGAAATTGTTGCCGAAAGTAATGCGGCTTTTCTTGAAGAAATTGAAGCTAATGGCATGGAGATTATTTATCCGGACCAAGAAGAACTGCGGGAAAAAGCACAGCCGGCAATTCAAGAGATAATTGAGAATGAATTAGCTCCCGGTGTATATGAAGAAGTTCAGAGAATAATAGAGAAATAG